A portion of the Phyllopteryx taeniolatus isolate TA_2022b chromosome 15, UOR_Ptae_1.2, whole genome shotgun sequence genome contains these proteins:
- the LOC133490077 gene encoding sorting nexin-18-like isoform X1: protein MALQARVLYDFHSENPGEISISENELVSLFSEEELEGWLEGKNSRGDVGLIPASYVEIIRDHKTSKNNNGLSSSKVGTPTHATYSQRGPEAGSVGSGGGSFHTSQGSDDDWDDDWDDSSPATEAPRGLGTSPSSLYPVTTSLPARRSSSLQPQAKSSATVGRNLNRFSTFVKSGGEAFLLGEAAAFVKDGDRICVVTGKHGPEWQDDPYPFTCTIDDPTKQTKFKGMKSYMSYGLTPTHTNVQVNRRYKHFDWLYARLVERFPVISVPHLPEKQATGRFEEDFISKRRKGLIWWMNHMTSHPVLARCDVFQHFLTCGADEKAWKQGKRKAERDELVGANFFLTISTPTVPLDLQEVESKIEGFKSFTKRMDENIVVVNTTINDFARKQMSGFKKEYHKVGQSFKLLSQAFELDQQAYSGGLNKAISYTGDAYEAIGDYFADQPRQDLDPISDLLDLYRGHLANFPDIIHVQKGALTKVKDCPAEEGELHDRCNIISCATLAEIQHFHRTRVRDFRAQMQQHLREQIGFFQKITAKLEDALQRYDSEQ from the exons ATGGCGCTGCAGGCCAGGGTGTTGTACGACTTCCACTCGGAGAACCCAGGGGAGATCTCCATTAGTGAGAACGAGCTGGTGAGCCTGTTCAGCGAGGAGGAGCTAGAGGGCTGGTTGGAGGGGAAGAACAGCAGAGGGGACGTTGGCCTCATCCCAGCCTCCTACGTGGAGATCATCAGGGACCACAAAACCTCCAAGAACAACAACGGTTTGTCCTCTTCCAAAGTTGGGACCCCCACCCACGCCACCTATTCTCAGCGAGGACCCGAGGCGGGGAGTGTTGGCAGCGGCGGGGGCAGCTTCCACACCAGCCAGGGCAGCGATGACGACTGGGACGACGACTGGGATGACAGTTCCCCGGCCACCGAGGCCCCACGGGGTCTGGGCACCTCGCCCTCTTCCTTGTACCCGGTGACCACCTCCCTGCCGGCCAGGCGCAGTAGCTCCCTGCAACCTCAGGCCAAGAGCTCGGCCACAGTGGGGAGGAACCTGAACAGGTTCTCCACTTTCGTCAAATCTGGAGGAGAGGCCTTCCTCCTTGGGGAGGCGGCTGCTTTTGTCAAAGACGGGGACAGGATCTGCGTGGTGACGGGCAAGCATGGACCAGAATGGCAGGACGACCCGTACCCCTTCACGTGCACCATTGACGACCCAACCAAGCAGACTAAGTTCAAAGGCATGAAGAGCTACATGTCCTATGGCCTGACCCCCACTCACACCAACGTTCAAGTCAACCGCAG GTACAAACACTTCGACTGGCTGTACGCTCGGCTGGTGGAGCGTTTCCCGGTAATCTCGGTTCCACATCTGCCGGAGAAGCAGGCCACTGGCCGCTTTGAGGAGGACTTCATCTCCAAGCGAAGGAAAGGCCTTATTTGGTGGATGAACCATATGACCAGCCACCCTGTGCTGGCCCGCTGTGACGTCTTCCAACATTTCCTCACGTGTGGGgcggacgagaaggcctggaaACAGGGCAAGAGGAAGGCAGAGAGGGATGAGCTGGTTGGGGCTAATTTCTTTCTCACAATCAG CACACCCACCGTCCCGCTGGACCTTCAGGAAGTGGAGAGCAAGATCGAAGGCTTTAAGTCCTTCACGAAAAGGATGGACGAGAACATTGTTGTCGTAAACACCACCATCAATGACTTTGCACGCAAGCAGATGTCAGGATTCAAGAAGGAGTACCACAAAGTCGGACAGTCCTTCAAACTTCTCTCGCAGGCGTTCGAGCTGGACCAGCAGGCCTACTCAGGAGGTCTGAACAAGGCCATCTCTTATACTGGTGATGCCTATGAGGCCATAGGAGATTATTTTGCAGATCAGCCACGCCAGGACCTGGATCCCATTTCTGATCTGCTGGATCTCTACAGAGGACACCTGGCCAACTTTCCTGACATCATCCATGTGCAGAAAG GTGCGCTGACCAAGGTTAAGGACTGTCCCGCGGAGGAGGGAGAACTCCACGACCGCTGCAACATTATCTCGTGTGCCACGCTGGCCGAGATCCAGCACTTTCACCGCACACGTGTACGAGACTTCCGAGCACAGATGCAGCAACATCTCCGAGAGCAGATTGGCTTCTTCCAGAAAATCACAGCCAAGCTGGAGGATGCGCTCCAGAGGTATGACAGTGAGCAGtag
- the LOC133490077 gene encoding sorting nexin-18-like isoform X2, whose amino-acid sequence MALQARVLYDFHSENPGEISISENELVSLFSEEELEGWLEGKNSRGDVGLIPASYVEIIRDHKTSKNNNGLSSSKVGTPTHATYSQRGPEAGSVGSGGGSFHTSQGSDDDWDDDWDDSSPATEAPRGLGTSPSSLYPVTTSLPARRSSSLQPQAKSSATVGRNLNRFSTFVKSGGEAFLLGEAAAFVKDGDRICVVTGKHGPEWQDDPYPFTCTIDDPTKQTKFKGMKSYMSYGLTPTHTNVQVNRRYKHFDWLYARLVERFPVISVPHLPEKQATGRFEEDFISKRRKGLIWWMNHMTSHPVLARCDVFQHFLTCGADEKAWKQGKRKAERDELVGANFFLTISTPTVPLDLQEVESKIEGFKSFTKRMDENIVVVNTTINDFARKQMSGFKKEYHKVGQSFKLLSQAFELDQQAYSGGLNKAISYTGDAYEAIGDYFADQPRQDLDPISDLLDLYRGHLANFPDIIHVQKGALTKVKDCPAEEGELHDRCNIISCATLAEIQHFHRTRVRDFRAQMQQHLREQIGFFQKITAKLEDALQSHFEQ is encoded by the exons ATGGCGCTGCAGGCCAGGGTGTTGTACGACTTCCACTCGGAGAACCCAGGGGAGATCTCCATTAGTGAGAACGAGCTGGTGAGCCTGTTCAGCGAGGAGGAGCTAGAGGGCTGGTTGGAGGGGAAGAACAGCAGAGGGGACGTTGGCCTCATCCCAGCCTCCTACGTGGAGATCATCAGGGACCACAAAACCTCCAAGAACAACAACGGTTTGTCCTCTTCCAAAGTTGGGACCCCCACCCACGCCACCTATTCTCAGCGAGGACCCGAGGCGGGGAGTGTTGGCAGCGGCGGGGGCAGCTTCCACACCAGCCAGGGCAGCGATGACGACTGGGACGACGACTGGGATGACAGTTCCCCGGCCACCGAGGCCCCACGGGGTCTGGGCACCTCGCCCTCTTCCTTGTACCCGGTGACCACCTCCCTGCCGGCCAGGCGCAGTAGCTCCCTGCAACCTCAGGCCAAGAGCTCGGCCACAGTGGGGAGGAACCTGAACAGGTTCTCCACTTTCGTCAAATCTGGAGGAGAGGCCTTCCTCCTTGGGGAGGCGGCTGCTTTTGTCAAAGACGGGGACAGGATCTGCGTGGTGACGGGCAAGCATGGACCAGAATGGCAGGACGACCCGTACCCCTTCACGTGCACCATTGACGACCCAACCAAGCAGACTAAGTTCAAAGGCATGAAGAGCTACATGTCCTATGGCCTGACCCCCACTCACACCAACGTTCAAGTCAACCGCAG GTACAAACACTTCGACTGGCTGTACGCTCGGCTGGTGGAGCGTTTCCCGGTAATCTCGGTTCCACATCTGCCGGAGAAGCAGGCCACTGGCCGCTTTGAGGAGGACTTCATCTCCAAGCGAAGGAAAGGCCTTATTTGGTGGATGAACCATATGACCAGCCACCCTGTGCTGGCCCGCTGTGACGTCTTCCAACATTTCCTCACGTGTGGGgcggacgagaaggcctggaaACAGGGCAAGAGGAAGGCAGAGAGGGATGAGCTGGTTGGGGCTAATTTCTTTCTCACAATCAG CACACCCACCGTCCCGCTGGACCTTCAGGAAGTGGAGAGCAAGATCGAAGGCTTTAAGTCCTTCACGAAAAGGATGGACGAGAACATTGTTGTCGTAAACACCACCATCAATGACTTTGCACGCAAGCAGATGTCAGGATTCAAGAAGGAGTACCACAAAGTCGGACAGTCCTTCAAACTTCTCTCGCAGGCGTTCGAGCTGGACCAGCAGGCCTACTCAGGAGGTCTGAACAAGGCCATCTCTTATACTGGTGATGCCTATGAGGCCATAGGAGATTATTTTGCAGATCAGCCACGCCAGGACCTGGATCCCATTTCTGATCTGCTGGATCTCTACAGAGGACACCTGGCCAACTTTCCTGACATCATCCATGTGCAGAAAG GTGCGCTGACCAAGGTTAAGGACTGTCCCGCGGAGGAGGGAGAACTCCACGACCGCTGCAACATTATCTCGTGTGCCACGCTGGCCGAGATCCAGCACTTTCACCGCACACGTGTACGAGACTTCCGAGCACAGATGCAGCAACATCTCCGAGAGCAGATTGGCTTCTTCCAGAAAATCACAGCCAAGCTGGAGGATGCGCTCCAGAG